The following coding sequences lie in one Variovorax terrae genomic window:
- the hda gene encoding DnaA regulatory inactivator Hda codes for MKQIALDIGLATGPTLSRFFAGPNEAALKHLQLWAGNPTRSPVPTYLWGAGGSGKTHLLKAAREALREQGATVGWLDAGTHEPPEFNEAWAAVLLDEVHLYTAVQQHTAFNWFVNAQTHQRWVLAAGELPPADLRLREDLRTRLGWGHVFHLQVLSEPERRAVLRQEADARGVFLGDEVMDFMLTRFSRDLGSLMQLLDQLDGYALQTKRAITIPLIKSMLENE; via the coding sequence ATGAAACAGATCGCACTCGACATCGGGCTGGCCACGGGGCCGACGCTGTCCCGTTTTTTCGCCGGCCCGAACGAGGCCGCCCTGAAGCACCTGCAGCTGTGGGCGGGCAATCCGACGCGCTCGCCGGTGCCCACCTACCTGTGGGGCGCCGGCGGCAGCGGCAAGACGCACCTGCTCAAGGCCGCCCGCGAGGCCCTGCGCGAGCAGGGCGCCACGGTGGGCTGGCTGGACGCCGGCACGCACGAGCCGCCCGAGTTCAACGAGGCCTGGGCCGCCGTGCTGCTGGACGAGGTGCACCTGTACACCGCCGTGCAGCAGCACACCGCCTTCAACTGGTTCGTCAACGCGCAGACGCACCAGCGCTGGGTGCTGGCCGCGGGCGAGCTGCCGCCGGCCGACCTCAGGCTGCGCGAGGACCTGCGCACCCGGCTGGGCTGGGGCCATGTGTTCCACCTGCAGGTGCTCAGCGAGCCCGAGCGCCGCGCGGTGCTGCGCCAGGAGGCCGATGCGCGCGGCGTGTTCCTGGGCGACGAGGTGATGGATTTCATGCTCACGCGCTTCTCGCGCGACCTGGGCAGCCTGATGCAGCTGCTGGACCAGCTCGACGGCTATGCGCTGCAGACCAAGCGCGCCATCACCATTCCGTTGATCAAATCGATGCTGGAGAACGAGTGA
- a CDS encoding AI-2E family transporter translates to MEFTTAQKRAAAWGLIAMLVALVLWLLGPVLTPFVVAAVLAYALTPLVNWLDDLGRGRIPRVVAVLLVELLFIVALLSVLLLIVPILAKELPLMREQVPILADRLNAWLSPWLAQYGFKVSLDVASIKTFVLKYLNANFEDAFGSLMSSLKLGGSVALAVIGNAVLIPVALFYLLMDWDSFVGRVQALVPVRLRGPYENFTQEADLVLGQYLRGQLLVMLTLAVFYSVGLALFGLDVALPVGVFTGLAVFVPYLGFGLGLTLATLAGLLQFASLKAVVMVAVVYGLGQVIESLYLTPRLVGERIGLHPLVVIFALLAFGQLFGFVGVLVALPASAVLLVAVRRLQAGYMASRLYQG, encoded by the coding sequence ATGGAATTCACCACCGCTCAAAAACGCGCCGCCGCCTGGGGCCTGATCGCCATGCTGGTGGCGCTCGTGCTGTGGCTGCTCGGGCCGGTGCTCACGCCCTTCGTGGTGGCGGCAGTGCTGGCCTATGCGCTCACGCCGCTGGTCAACTGGCTGGACGACCTGGGCCGCGGGCGGATACCGCGCGTGGTGGCCGTGCTGCTGGTCGAGCTGCTGTTCATCGTGGCGCTGCTGAGCGTGCTGCTGCTGATCGTGCCCATCCTGGCCAAGGAGCTGCCGCTGATGCGCGAGCAGGTGCCGATCCTGGCCGACCGGCTCAACGCCTGGCTGTCGCCGTGGCTGGCGCAGTACGGCTTCAAGGTGTCGCTCGACGTGGCCAGCATCAAGACGTTCGTGCTCAAGTACCTCAATGCCAATTTCGAGGACGCCTTCGGCTCGCTGATGTCCTCGCTCAAGCTCGGCGGCAGCGTGGCGCTGGCCGTGATCGGCAACGCGGTGCTGATTCCGGTGGCGCTGTTCTACCTGCTGATGGACTGGGACTCGTTCGTCGGCCGCGTGCAGGCGCTGGTGCCGGTGCGCCTGCGCGGGCCTTACGAGAATTTCACCCAGGAAGCGGACCTGGTGCTCGGCCAGTACCTGCGCGGCCAGTTGCTGGTGATGCTCACGCTGGCGGTGTTCTACAGCGTCGGCCTGGCCCTGTTCGGGCTGGACGTGGCCCTGCCGGTCGGCGTTTTCACGGGCCTGGCGGTGTTCGTGCCGTACCTGGGCTTCGGGCTGGGCCTGACGCTGGCCACGCTGGCCGGGCTGCTGCAGTTCGCCTCGCTCAAGGCGGTGGTCATGGTGGCCGTGGTCTACGGCCTGGGCCAGGTGATCGAGAGCCTTTACCTCACGCCGCGCCTGGTGGGTGAGCGCATCGGCCTGCACCCGCTGGTGGTGATTTTTGCCCTGCTGGCCTTCGGCCAGCTGTTCGGCTTCGTCGGCGTGCTGGTGGCGCTGCCGGCCAGCGCCGTGCTACTGGTGGCGGTGCGCCGCCTGCAGGCCGGCTACATGGCCAGCCGGCTGTACCAGGGCTGA